From a single Oceanobacillus kimchii X50 genomic region:
- a CDS encoding YlaI family protein has protein sequence MQVKCTICDKVEEIEHYSLQAKRLRNRRKNMHLCEPCYDRIEKNTKKRLSTGKFKLYKETKKVDDFL, from the coding sequence ATGCAGGTAAAGTGCACCATTTGTGACAAAGTTGAAGAAATAGAACATTATTCCTTACAAGCAAAACGACTTCGAAATCGAAGAAAAAATATGCACCTTTGTGAGCCTTGCTATGATCGTATTGAAAAAAACACAAAGAAACGCTTATCTACAGGTAAGTTTAAATTATATAAAGAAACTAAAAAAGTAGATGATTTTTTATGA
- a CDS encoding YlaN family protein, producing the protein MPDVMIDHREKAHALLKADADKILRLIEVQIENLTMPQCPVYEDVLDTQMYGLSREIDFAVRLELISEVEGKALLENLEKKLNILHEASQNTL; encoded by the coding sequence ATGCCTGATGTAATGATAGACCATCGTGAAAAAGCCCACGCCCTTCTTAAGGCTGATGCTGATAAAATTTTACGACTTATTGAAGTTCAGATAGAAAACTTAACCATGCCACAATGTCCTGTTTATGAGGATGTACTTGATACGCAAATGTATGGCTTATCACGTGAAATTGACTTTGCAGTGCGTCTTGAATTAATCAGTGAAGTAGAGGGAAAGGCGTTACTTGAAAACTTGGAGAAGAAGCTCAACATTCTACATGAGGCTTCACAAAATACATTGTGA
- the ftsW gene encoding putative lipid II flippase FtsW, with protein sequence MLDKIKDYDYTLMITPLLLTGFGMVMVYSASMVVAVVDGMASNHYLIRQLIFFAISSIAFVSCCFLPYQIYQRLMKIIILSCIVLLISVLIFGSAANNARSWFSIGPLSMQPAEFAKLGLIIYLAAIYSKKQSYLNEFKKGVLPPLILTIILLGLIVLQPDIGTAAIIFLMACSVIFASGIKWKHLTILVLIGISLVILAAPNMVTEERLSRFTGAYQPFESPDLNGYQLIQSYVAIGVGGLTGEGLGQSVQKLGFLDEAHTDFIMAVIAEELGFLGVVIVIGLLATIVIRGLYIAKKCKDSFGSLLAIGISSMVGIQTFINLGAISGILPITGVPLPFVSYGGSSMLIMLISMGILNNIAKQVNQQEQDREELAPKPAMHNQNSTNMYRGGKRWQS encoded by the coding sequence ATGCTAGATAAAATAAAAGATTATGATTACACACTTATGATTACACCTTTGCTATTAACAGGGTTTGGTATGGTTATGGTATATAGCGCAAGCATGGTGGTGGCTGTTGTAGATGGGATGGCAAGTAACCATTATCTCATAAGACAGTTAATATTTTTCGCTATATCGTCTATCGCGTTTGTATCCTGTTGTTTTTTACCATATCAAATCTATCAACGATTGATGAAGATAATTATTTTATCGTGTATAGTGTTATTAATTAGTGTATTGATTTTTGGAAGTGCTGCAAACAATGCAAGGTCTTGGTTTTCCATCGGCCCTTTAAGTATGCAACCGGCTGAATTTGCCAAGTTAGGGTTAATAATATATTTGGCAGCTATTTATTCAAAAAAACAATCCTACTTAAATGAATTTAAAAAAGGAGTACTTCCTCCGCTTATACTTACCATTATTTTATTAGGATTAATTGTTTTGCAACCTGATATCGGAACAGCTGCAATTATATTTTTAATGGCTTGTTCCGTGATATTTGCATCTGGTATAAAGTGGAAACATTTAACTATACTCGTTTTAATTGGTATTAGTTTAGTTATACTTGCAGCTCCTAATATGGTTACAGAAGAAAGATTATCACGTTTTACAGGAGCTTATCAGCCGTTTGAATCACCTGATTTAAATGGATACCAACTTATTCAATCCTACGTAGCAATTGGAGTTGGTGGTCTGACAGGGGAAGGGCTTGGACAAAGTGTTCAAAAACTTGGATTCCTAGATGAAGCACATACCGATTTTATCATGGCAGTCATTGCTGAAGAATTAGGGTTTTTAGGTGTTGTAATTGTGATTGGGTTACTTGCGACAATTGTTATACGAGGTTTGTATATAGCGAAAAAGTGTAAAGACAGCTTTGGCTCATTACTAGCTATTGGGATATCATCAATGGTTGGAATTCAAACATTTATTAATTTAGGAGCTATTAGTGGCATTTTACCGATTACAGGTGTGCCATTACCATTTGTGAGTTATGGAGGATCATCAATGTTAATCATGTTAATATCGATGGGAATCCTTAATAATATTGCAAAACAAGTTAATCAACAAGAGCAGGACAGAGAAGAGTTAGCACCAAAGCCTGCAATGCATAATCAAAACTCAACTAATATGTACAGAGGTGGTAAAAGATGGCAAAGTTAA
- the pyc gene encoding pyruvate carboxylase has translation MAKLNKINKVLVANRGEIAIRVFRACTELNIRTVAIYSKEDSSSFHRFKADEAYLIGEGKKPIDAYLDIEGIIELAKEVNVDAIHPGYGFLSENIQFARRCEEEGITFIGPTSEHLSMFGDKVKAREQAVAANLPIIPGSDGPVKSLEEVRDFCQKHGYPIIIKASLGGGGRGMRVVKDANELESAYDRAKSEAKAAFGNDEIYVEKLIENPKHIEVQILGDNAGNIIHLYERDCSVQRRHQKLIEIAPSLSLKDKLREDICQAAVNLMKNVDYLNAGTVEFLVTDDEFFFIEVNPRVQVEHTITEMITGIDIVQSQIKIADGSQLHDETVGIPTQEHINTQGYAIQSRVTTEDPLNDFMPDAGKINAYRTGGGFGVRLDAGNGYQGAIISPHYDSLLVKVSTWALTFEQAAIKMVRNLKEFRIRGIKTNIPFLENVMVHQKFLSGEYDTTFIDKTPELFIFPKRKDRGTKMLTYIANTTLNGGEGISNIEKPDFRPLDIPTTTHLDSTSSGTKQILDEHGPEGVAKWMKEQKEVLLTDTTFRDAHQSLFATRVRTNDLLHIAEPTAKLLPNLFSVEMWGGATYDVAYRFLKEDPWTRLLKLREEMPNVLFQMLLRASNAVGYKNYPDNLIEEFVKKSGEAGIDVFRIFDSLNWVEGMKLTIDAVRNSNKIAEAAICYTGDILDTGRSKYDVSYYQMMAKELESAGAHILGIKDMAGLLKPEAAYQLIHKLKETIDIPIHLHTHDTSGNGVFTYARAIEAGVDAVDVAVGSMAGMTSQPSAQSLYHALEGTPFQPNINMENYERIGHYWEGIRDYYQEFESGMKAPHTEIYHHEMPGGQYSNLQQQAKAVGLGNRWNEVKTMFRTVNDMFGDIVKVTPSSKVIGDMTLFMVQNDLTEEDIYEKGESIDFPDSVIEFAQGYIGQPYQGFPEKLQKIILKDKKPITVRPGELLEPIDFKVIRDELYEKLNRPVTSFDLISYALYPKVFMDYQAFTEAYGDISVLDTPTFFYGMKLGEVIEVEIEKGKTLIVKLVSISEPKEDGTRVVYFDLNGQSREITIKDESIESLVAVKPQVDKNNKNHLGATMPGTVLEVNCSKGDKVVKGQHLMTNEAMKMETSVQAPFDGVIKEIYVSNGDTIAVNDLLVEFE, from the coding sequence ATGGCAAAGTTAAACAAGATTAACAAAGTACTAGTAGCAAACCGAGGTGAAATTGCAATTCGCGTCTTCCGAGCATGTACGGAGTTAAATATACGCACTGTTGCTATTTATTCCAAAGAGGATTCTTCGTCTTTTCATCGATTCAAGGCAGATGAAGCTTATTTAATAGGTGAAGGGAAAAAACCAATTGATGCATACTTAGATATTGAAGGTATTATAGAACTTGCAAAAGAAGTTAATGTTGATGCAATTCATCCAGGGTATGGGTTTCTTTCTGAAAATATACAGTTTGCTAGACGATGTGAAGAAGAAGGAATTACTTTTATTGGGCCAACTAGTGAACACTTAAGTATGTTTGGTGATAAGGTTAAAGCGAGAGAACAAGCCGTAGCGGCTAATTTACCAATCATACCTGGTAGCGATGGTCCAGTAAAATCTTTAGAAGAAGTTCGAGACTTCTGTCAGAAACATGGTTACCCAATTATTATTAAAGCTTCCTTAGGCGGTGGCGGTCGAGGGATGCGTGTAGTTAAAGATGCTAATGAACTAGAGAGCGCTTATGATCGTGCGAAATCAGAAGCTAAAGCCGCTTTTGGAAATGATGAAATTTATGTAGAGAAATTAATCGAAAATCCCAAACATATAGAAGTCCAAATTTTAGGGGATAACGCAGGTAATATTATTCATTTATATGAAAGAGACTGTTCCGTTCAACGTCGTCACCAAAAATTAATTGAAATAGCACCGAGTTTATCATTGAAAGATAAATTACGGGAGGATATTTGTCAGGCAGCTGTAAACTTGATGAAAAATGTAGATTACTTAAATGCTGGTACAGTTGAATTTCTTGTTACAGATGACGAGTTCTTCTTTATCGAGGTTAATCCACGTGTACAAGTAGAACACACTATTACAGAGATGATTACTGGCATTGATATTGTACAATCGCAAATTAAAATAGCTGATGGATCTCAATTACACGATGAAACAGTGGGGATTCCAACGCAAGAACACATAAATACACAGGGGTATGCGATTCAATCAAGGGTAACAACAGAAGATCCATTAAATGATTTTATGCCAGATGCAGGAAAAATTAATGCATATCGTACTGGTGGTGGTTTCGGTGTCCGACTCGATGCAGGTAACGGCTACCAAGGTGCAATCATTTCTCCGCACTATGATTCTTTATTAGTAAAAGTATCTACATGGGCATTAACATTTGAACAAGCTGCAATAAAAATGGTCAGAAACTTAAAAGAATTCCGTATTAGAGGAATAAAAACGAATATTCCATTTTTAGAAAATGTGATGGTGCATCAAAAGTTTCTTTCTGGTGAATATGATACAACCTTTATTGATAAAACACCGGAGTTATTTATATTCCCGAAAAGAAAAGACCGTGGAACAAAAATGCTTACGTATATCGCAAACACTACATTAAACGGAGGGGAAGGTATATCTAATATTGAGAAACCTGATTTTAGACCACTAGATATTCCGACAACGACGCACCTTGACTCAACGTCATCTGGTACAAAACAAATCTTGGATGAGCATGGACCAGAAGGTGTAGCTAAATGGATGAAGGAACAAAAGGAAGTATTGTTAACAGACACGACCTTTAGAGATGCACATCAATCCTTATTTGCTACACGTGTTCGTACGAATGATTTGCTTCATATTGCAGAACCAACCGCTAAATTACTGCCAAATCTTTTCTCTGTTGAAATGTGGGGGGGAGCAACGTACGATGTAGCATATCGTTTTCTTAAAGAAGATCCTTGGACTAGACTGTTAAAATTACGTGAAGAAATGCCTAACGTTCTGTTCCAAATGTTATTACGAGCAAGTAATGCAGTAGGATATAAAAACTATCCAGATAATCTTATTGAAGAATTTGTAAAGAAAAGCGGTGAGGCGGGCATTGATGTATTCCGCATATTTGATAGTCTGAACTGGGTAGAAGGAATGAAATTGACAATCGATGCGGTACGAAATTCTAATAAAATTGCTGAAGCGGCTATTTGTTATACAGGTGATATTTTAGATACGGGTAGAAGTAAGTATGATGTATCTTACTATCAAATGATGGCAAAAGAATTAGAATCTGCAGGTGCGCATATTTTAGGAATTAAGGATATGGCTGGTTTATTAAAACCTGAGGCCGCTTATCAATTGATTCATAAATTAAAAGAGACGATTGATATACCAATTCATTTACACACCCATGATACGAGTGGAAATGGTGTATTCACATATGCTCGTGCTATTGAAGCTGGTGTAGATGCAGTAGATGTTGCTGTAGGATCAATGGCAGGTATGACTTCACAACCTAGTGCACAATCGCTTTATCATGCATTAGAAGGAACGCCATTCCAACCAAATATTAATATGGAAAACTATGAACGTATAGGTCATTATTGGGAAGGTATTCGTGATTATTACCAGGAGTTTGAAAGTGGTATGAAGGCACCTCATACTGAGATTTATCATCATGAAATGCCTGGAGGACAATATAGTAACCTTCAACAACAAGCAAAAGCGGTTGGACTAGGTAATCGTTGGAACGAAGTCAAAACCATGTTCCGTACGGTAAATGATATGTTTGGTGATATAGTCAAAGTAACTCCGTCATCTAAAGTTATCGGTGATATGACGTTATTTATGGTACAAAATGATTTAACAGAAGAAGATATCTATGAAAAAGGTGAATCTATTGATTTTCCAGATTCAGTAATAGAATTTGCTCAAGGTTACATTGGGCAGCCTTATCAAGGATTCCCAGAAAAACTTCAAAAAATCATTTTAAAAGATAAAAAACCGATAACCGTTCGTCCTGGTGAGCTATTAGAGCCAATAGACTTTAAGGTAATAAGAGATGAATTATATGAAAAGTTAAACCGTCCGGTTACTAGCTTTGATTTAATTTCATATGCATTGTATCCAAAAGTGTTTATGGATTATCAAGCATTTACAGAAGCATATGGTGATATTTCTGTACTTGATACACCAACTTTCTTCTACGGTATGAAATTAGGAGAAGTAATCGAAGTTGAAATCGAAAAAGGGAAGACGCTTATTGTTAAATTGGTGTCTATATCAGAGCCAAAAGAGGATGGTACACGGGTGGTTTACTTCGATTTAAACGGTCAGTCAAGAGAAATTACTATAAAGGATGAGAGTATTGAATCCTTGGTTGCTGTCAAACCACAAGTGGATAAAAATAATAAAAATCACTTAGGAGCAACTATGCCTGGTACTGTTTTAGAAGTAAATTGTAGTAAAGGTGATAAAGTCGTAAAAGGCCAGCACTTAATGACAAATGAAGCGATGAAAATGGAAACTTCGGTACAAGCACCATTTGACGGTGTTATAAAAGAGATTTATGTATCAAACGGCGATACGATTGCGGTTAATGATTTATTAGTAGAATTTGAATAA
- a CDS encoding COX15/CtaA family protein, with amino-acid sequence MTKKLKILSVISTICMIPLLLGGALVTKTGSADGCGNSWPLCEGQFLPTEISFEMFIELSHRGVTGIVGLLIVYLTYLVWKELRHNNEVVFLAFSALSLMILQALIGAAAVVWGQSDFALATHFGISLVCFAAVFLLMLQLFEIDKKLHTEDIHIKKNHRIEIYAISIYTMCVVYSGALVRHTDSNLACRDWPLCVNNSSFGISDYNFYQWVQMGHRLAAGLLFIWTIILTVRMVKHYKNSKVFYWSWWITLGLITLQVLFGALIIFTSLNLMVALFHALFITCYFGMLSFFMHLSFRTKRREKKQISRTKTFK; translated from the coding sequence ATGACAAAAAAATTAAAAATTCTATCCGTTATATCCACGATCTGTATGATTCCGCTGTTACTAGGTGGTGCTCTGGTAACCAAAACCGGCTCTGCTGATGGTTGTGGAAATAGTTGGCCACTATGCGAAGGGCAATTTCTACCGACTGAGATTTCATTTGAGATGTTTATAGAATTAAGTCATCGAGGAGTGACTGGAATTGTTGGGTTATTAATTGTTTATTTAACTTACCTAGTATGGAAAGAACTTCGTCATAATAATGAGGTCGTGTTTTTAGCATTTTCCGCTCTCTCTTTAATGATTCTTCAAGCCTTAATTGGTGCAGCAGCTGTAGTATGGGGACAATCAGACTTTGCCTTAGCCACTCATTTTGGAATATCATTAGTTTGTTTTGCAGCAGTCTTTTTATTAATGCTTCAGTTATTCGAAATAGATAAGAAATTACATACAGAAGATATACATATTAAGAAAAATCACAGAATTGAAATTTATGCAATCTCTATTTATACAATGTGTGTTGTGTACTCTGGAGCATTAGTAAGACATACAGATTCGAATTTAGCATGTCGTGACTGGCCACTGTGTGTCAATAATAGTTCATTCGGAATCTCTGATTACAACTTTTATCAATGGGTACAAATGGGGCACCGTCTAGCGGCTGGATTACTTTTCATATGGACCATCATCCTAACGGTACGTATGGTGAAACACTATAAAAATAGTAAAGTATTCTATTGGAGTTGGTGGATTACTTTAGGATTGATAACTTTACAAGTCCTATTCGGTGCACTAATTATCTTTACATCGCTTAACCTAATGGTGGCATTATTTCATGCATTATTTATTACTTGCTATTTCGGAATGTTATCATTTTTTATGCATCTTTCATTCCGAACAAAACGTAGGGAAAAAAAACAAATTAGTCGTACTAAAACATTCAAATAG
- the cyoE gene encoding heme o synthase → MNKVEMTYSELIGNTSISNKQKVTMFISEVKALIKIGIVNSNLITTIAGFLLAISFTSSSFISNWGTFLLTIIGSALVIAGGCIVNNWYDVDIDPKMSRTKNRPTVTGFFSLKTVLTIGLVTTAIGLGLLMFTTWYATLFAFIGWFGYVVLYTMWSKRRYTLNTVIGSLSGAMPPLIGWAAISPSFHVVPFVMFLIMFIWQTPHFLALAMKKRDEYEAAGIPMLPVVRGMAVTKRQIIVYIACLLPLPFFLLPTMGITFAVIATLLNLGWLAIAFTGLFVDEDKKWANTIFIFSLNYLIILFPLMIIVKLPIFN, encoded by the coding sequence ATGAATAAAGTAGAAATGACCTATTCTGAGTTAATAGGTAATACCTCTATCTCTAATAAACAAAAGGTAACCATGTTTATTTCAGAGGTGAAGGCATTAATAAAAATTGGGATTGTAAACTCAAACCTAATTACAACGATAGCAGGTTTTTTATTAGCTATATCGTTTACGAGTTCCTCCTTTATAAGTAATTGGGGCACATTTCTCCTTACAATTATAGGTAGTGCATTAGTAATTGCAGGAGGCTGTATCGTTAATAATTGGTACGATGTCGATATCGACCCGAAAATGTCGAGAACGAAAAATAGACCAACAGTAACCGGATTCTTTTCTCTAAAAACGGTTCTTACGATTGGTCTAGTAACAACAGCAATTGGGCTAGGATTGTTAATGTTTACAACATGGTATGCGACATTATTTGCTTTTATTGGATGGTTTGGCTATGTCGTTTTATACACAATGTGGTCAAAAAGACGGTATACGTTAAATACTGTCATAGGGAGCCTTTCAGGTGCGATGCCCCCATTAATTGGCTGGGCTGCAATTAGTCCTTCTTTCCATGTGGTACCATTTGTTATGTTCTTAATTATGTTCATATGGCAAACACCACACTTCTTAGCACTAGCAATGAAGAAACGAGATGAATATGAAGCGGCTGGAATACCAATGCTACCAGTAGTAAGGGGAATGGCAGTTACAAAAAGACAGATCATTGTCTATATAGCTTGTTTGCTTCCATTACCATTCTTTTTATTACCTACGATGGGTATTACATTTGCAGTAATTGCAACGCTCTTAAATCTTGGATGGTTGGCAATAGCCTTTACCGGACTATTTGTTGATGAAGATAAGAAATGGGCAAATACAATATTTATCTTCTCGCTGAATTATTTAATTATATTATTTCCGTTAATGATTATCGTTAAGTTACCTATATTTAACTAA
- the coxB gene encoding cytochrome c oxidase subunit II: protein MKGWMGKSKVFFLISAIALLMAGCGRENLTALEPKGYGADRAMDLILLTTFIMIGVFAVVMAIYVITLVRFRKKKGQEDYIPEQVEGNHKLEAIWTIIPIILVLVIAVPTVMGTFDLADDSNADEHVNIEVTGNQYWWHFNYAGEEVVTSQDLYIPTGERVYLNMLSSDVTHSFWIPSISGKMDVNPENVNTMFIEAHEEGVYWGKCAELCGPSHSLMDFKVIAVSPEEYEQWIADMQSVDPEEVPEDSVAQEGQELFEANNCMNCHAIGSSPAAIGPNLTNFGDRSTIAGILEPTKEHLVEWLTDPESVKPGNKMTDQYPALSEDEAESIAEYLLQLQPSEITPESAGN, encoded by the coding sequence ATGAAAGGTTGGATGGGAAAATCGAAAGTTTTCTTCCTGATCTCAGCCATCGCACTGTTGATGGCTGGGTGTGGAAGAGAGAATCTAACTGCACTTGAACCGAAAGGATATGGGGCAGATCGTGCAATGGATTTAATCTTGCTAACAACTTTTATCATGATTGGTGTTTTTGCTGTTGTAATGGCAATCTATGTTATTACACTAGTTCGTTTCCGTAAGAAAAAGGGACAGGAAGACTATATTCCTGAACAAGTAGAAGGAAATCATAAACTAGAAGCAATTTGGACTATTATCCCAATCATACTCGTATTAGTTATTGCGGTTCCTACAGTGATGGGGACGTTTGATTTAGCAGATGATTCCAATGCAGATGAACATGTTAATATTGAAGTAACAGGAAATCAATATTGGTGGCATTTTAACTATGCAGGAGAAGAAGTAGTAACAAGTCAGGACTTATACATTCCTACTGGAGAGCGTGTGTATTTAAACATGTTATCCTCTGATGTTACGCATTCCTTCTGGATTCCATCTATCTCTGGAAAAATGGATGTTAACCCTGAAAACGTAAACACCATGTTTATAGAAGCACATGAAGAGGGCGTTTATTGGGGTAAATGTGCAGAACTTTGTGGCCCTTCCCACTCTTTAATGGACTTTAAAGTAATTGCAGTAAGTCCGGAAGAGTATGAACAGTGGATAGCGGATATGCAAAGTGTAGATCCAGAGGAAGTACCTGAAGATTCTGTAGCTCAAGAAGGTCAAGAACTTTTTGAAGCAAATAATTGCATGAACTGTCATGCTATTGGTTCTTCCCCAGCGGCAATAGGGCCTAACCTAACGAATTTTGGAGATCGTTCAACTATTGCAGGTATTTTAGAACCTACAAAAGAACATCTTGTTGAATGGTTAACAGACCCTGAATCCGTTAAACCTGGGAATAAAATGACCGATCAATATCCAGCTCTTAGTGAAGACGAAGCTGAAAGCATTGCAGAATACTTATTACAATTACAGCCTTCAGAGATTACTCCTGAAAGTGCTGGAAATTAA
- the ctaD gene encoding cytochrome c oxidase subunit I, translated as MSVNSAQKSGFGATLWDWLTTVDHKKIGILYLAAGAFFFLLGGLEALIIRIQLISPQNDFISAGLYNEMITMHGTTMIFFAATPLLFGLMNYIMPLQIGARDVAFPFLNSLGFWLFFFGGIMLNLSWFTGAPDAGWTNYAPLSLQSPGHGIDFYVMGLQLSGAGTLMSGINFIVTIVLMRAPGMTYMRMPLFTWTTFVTSILVLFAFPALTVGLFLMMFDRMFGTAFFDVALGGNSIIWQHLFWIFGHPEVYILILPAFGVFSEILPTFAKKRLFGYTAMVFATFLIAFLGFMVWAHHMFTVGLGPVANSIFAVATMAIAVPTGIKIFNWLFTLWGGSITINSAMLWTLAFIPSFTIGGMTGVMLASSVADYQYHDSYFVVGHFHYVIVGGVVFALLAAMHYWWPKMFGRYLHEGMGKLAFWTFFIGFHLTFFIQHFLGLMGMPRRYWVFLEDQGLDTGNLISTIGAFFMTFGVLVFVVNIFYTWKKGEKAPADAWGSGRTLEWATASPPIHFNFKQMPLVRGLDPLWIEKMEGNNKMTPAEPVDEIHMPNGSILPLIMTIGFFIASYGFIYQVDHKAWLIAVYVGMAIGLGCMLIRSLRDDHGYHIPKEEVEREDD; from the coding sequence TTGAGTGTTAACAGTGCTCAAAAGAGTGGTTTTGGTGCTACTTTATGGGATTGGCTTACTACCGTTGATCATAAGAAAATCGGTATTTTGTATCTCGCGGCAGGGGCATTTTTCTTCCTGTTAGGTGGACTAGAAGCGCTTATCATACGAATTCAGTTAATATCACCACAAAATGATTTCATTAGTGCTGGATTGTATAATGAAATGATTACTATGCATGGTACAACCATGATATTCTTTGCGGCAACGCCGTTACTCTTTGGATTAATGAACTATATTATGCCATTACAAATCGGGGCTCGCGATGTAGCGTTCCCATTCTTGAACTCTTTAGGTTTTTGGCTATTCTTCTTCGGAGGAATTATGTTGAATTTAAGTTGGTTCACCGGTGCTCCAGATGCAGGGTGGACAAACTACGCACCGCTTTCTTTACAATCACCTGGGCACGGGATAGATTTCTATGTAATGGGATTACAGCTATCCGGTGCAGGTACATTAATGAGTGGTATTAACTTCATCGTTACAATTGTACTTATGCGTGCACCAGGTATGACATACATGCGTATGCCATTATTTACTTGGACGACATTTGTAACAAGTATATTAGTATTATTTGCATTCCCAGCTTTAACAGTTGGATTATTTTTAATGATGTTTGACCGTATGTTTGGTACAGCATTTTTTGATGTTGCACTTGGTGGTAACTCCATTATCTGGCAGCATTTATTCTGGATATTTGGACACCCTGAGGTATATATCCTAATACTACCTGCCTTTGGTGTATTTAGTGAAATACTACCTACTTTTGCAAAAAAGCGTTTATTTGGATATACAGCAATGGTATTTGCTACATTTTTAATCGCTTTCTTAGGATTTATGGTATGGGCTCACCATATGTTTACTGTAGGACTTGGTCCCGTTGCTAACTCGATCTTTGCAGTTGCAACAATGGCAATCGCTGTTCCAACCGGTATAAAGATATTTAACTGGCTATTCACGCTATGGGGTGGAAGTATTACCATTAATTCAGCTATGTTATGGACACTTGCGTTTATACCTTCATTTACAATCGGTGGAATGACTGGTGTTATGCTTGCTTCTTCTGTAGCAGACTATCAGTATCATGATAGTTATTTCGTAGTTGGTCACTTCCACTATGTTATTGTCGGTGGGGTAGTATTTGCTTTACTTGCAGCAATGCATTACTGGTGGCCAAAAATGTTCGGTCGTTACTTACATGAAGGAATGGGTAAATTAGCGTTCTGGACATTCTTTATTGGTTTCCATTTAACATTCTTTATCCAACATTTCTTAGGTTTAATGGGAATGCCTCGTCGTTACTGGGTATTTTTAGAAGACCAAGGATTGGATACTGGAAATTTAATTAGTACAATTGGTGCTTTCTTTATGACATTTGGGGTATTGGTATTTGTTGTAAATATATTCTACACATGGAAAAAAGGTGAGAAAGCTCCTGCTGATGCTTGGGGTTCTGGTCGAACATTAGAATGGGCAACAGCTTCACCACCTATCCATTTTAACTTTAAGCAAATGCCACTCGTTCGTGGTTTAGATCCTCTTTGGATTGAGAAAATGGAAGGGAATAATAAGATGACTCCTGCTGAGCCTGTGGATGAAATTCACATGCCAAACGGATCTATTCTCCCACTTATTATGACAATCGGTTTCTTTATTGCATCCTACGGGTTTATTTATCAAGTTGATCATAAAGCTTGGTTGATCGCTGTTTATGTAGGTATGGCAATCGGGTTGGGCTGTATGCTAATTCGTTCTTTAAGAGACGATCACGGTTATCATATCCCTAAAGAAGAAGTAGAAAGGGAGGATGATTAA
- a CDS encoding cytochrome (ubi)quinol oxidase subunit III, with amino-acid sequence MSHHDHSIDPKNLTQDPSKATMEGKHKFLGLWIFLGGETVLFACLFGTYLALKDSTAGGPSTHDLYGLELVFLMTVLLLTSSLTSVYAIYHMKNNDFKKMQLWMGITAVLGLAFLGFEIYEFAHYIHDYGFTFRSSAFGSAFYALVGFHGGHVVFGLSWIITLMVRNAKRGLNLYNAPKYNTFALYWHFIDVVWVFIFTVVYLMGMVS; translated from the coding sequence ATGAGTCATCATGATCATTCCATTGATCCGAAGAATTTAACACAAGACCCATCAAAAGCAACGATGGAAGGGAAGCATAAGTTTCTTGGCTTGTGGATATTCTTAGGTGGAGAGACCGTCTTATTTGCTTGTTTATTCGGAACTTATCTTGCATTAAAAGACTCTACTGCTGGAGGACCTTCTACGCATGATTTATATGGTCTTGAGTTAGTCTTCTTAATGACAGTATTACTATTAACGAGCTCCTTAACAAGTGTATATGCTATATACCATATGAAAAATAACGACTTTAAGAAGATGCAATTATGGATGGGGATTACAGCAGTTTTAGGTCTTGCTTTCTTAGGATTTGAGATCTATGAGTTTGCACACTATATTCATGATTATGGATTTACATTCCGTTCTTCAGCATTTGGATCTGCGTTTTATGCCCTTGTTGGGTTTCACGGAGGTCACGTAGTTTTCGGACTTTCTTGGATTATTACATTAATGGTTCGAAATGCAAAACGCGGATTGAATCTTTATAATGCACCTAAATATAATACATTTGCATTATATTGGCACTTCATTGACGTTGTTTGGGTATTTATTTTTACAGTTGTTTATTTAATGGGGATGGTGAGTTAA